Proteins from one Escherichia coli genomic window:
- the glgS gene encoding cell surface composition regulator GlgS gives MDHSLNSLNNFDFLARSFARMHAEGRPVDILAVTGNMDEEHRTWFCARYAWYCQQMMQTRELELEH, from the coding sequence ATGGATCATAGTCTTAATTCTTTAAATAATTTCGATTTCCTGGCGCGTAGTTTTGCCAGAATGCACGCAGAAGGTCGCCCGGTCGATATTCTGGCCGTTACTGGTAACATGGATGAAGAACATAGAACCTGGTTTTGCGCACGTTATGCCTGGTATTGCCAACAGATGATGCAAACCAGAGAACTGGAATTAGAACATTGA
- the ubiK gene encoding ubiquinone biosynthesis accessory factor UbiK, which produces MIDPKKIEQIARQVHESMPKGIREFGEDVEKKIRQTLQAQLTRLDLVSREEFDVQTQVLLRTREKLALLEQRISELEARNNPVAELQSPPAIPPVDKAE; this is translated from the coding sequence ATGATTGACCCGAAAAAAATTGAGCAAATCGCTCGCCAGGTTCACGAATCAATGCCTAAAGGAATCAGGGAGTTCGGGGAAGATGTGGAGAAAAAAATCCGCCAAACCCTACAAGCGCAGTTGACGCGTCTCGATCTGGTAAGCCGCGAAGAATTCGACGTTCAGACGCAAGTCCTGTTACGGACTCGTGAAAAACTGGCGTTACTAGAACAACGCATCAGCGAACTGGAAGCGCGCAATAATCCGGTAGCAGAACTTCAATCTCCTCCAGCTATCCCGCCGGTTGATAAAGCAGAATAA
- the yqiJ gene encoding OB-fold-containig protein encodes MILFADYNTPYLFAISFVLLIGLLEIFALICGHMLSGALDAHLDHYDSITTGHISQALHYLNIGRLPALVVLCLLAGFFGLIGILLQHACIMVWQSPLSNLFVVPVSLLFTIIAVHYTGKVIAPWLPRDHSTAITEDDYIGCMALITGHQATSGNPCEGKLTDQFGQIHYLLLEPEEEKTFAKGDKVLIICRLSATRYLAEKNPWPQIL; translated from the coding sequence ATGATTTTATTCGCCGACTATAACACCCCTTATCTTTTCGCTATTTCCTTTGTACTGTTGATCGGCCTTTTAGAAATTTTTGCACTTATCTGCGGTCACATGCTCTCCGGTGCTCTTGATGCACATCTTGACCATTATGATTCCATAACCACAGGTCATATTAGCCAGGCACTTCATTATCTCAATATCGGAAGATTGCCAGCTCTCGTCGTTCTCTGTTTACTGGCTGGTTTTTTTGGTCTTATTGGCATCCTGTTGCAGCATGCCTGCATCATGGTTTGGCAATCACCACTCTCGAACCTGTTCGTGGTTCCTGTCAGTTTACTGTTTACGATTATTGCGGTGCATTATACCGGTAAAGTAATTGCGCCTTGGTTACCACGAGATCATAGCACTGCTATTACAGAAGACGATTATATTGGCTGCATGGCATTAATTACCGGACATCAGGCCACTTCAGGTAACCCCTGTGAAGGAAAACTCACCGATCAATTTGGCCAAATACATTATTTACTACTGGAACCTGAAGAAGAAAAAACTTTCGCTAAAGGAGACAAAGTATTAATTATTTGCCGACTTTCTGCAACGCGATATTTGGCGGAAAAAAATCCCTGGCCCCAAATACTGTAA